Below is a window of Lacrimispora xylanolytica DNA.
TGGTGGGAATTATCGGCCCAGGCGTTATGAGTAAAACAGCCTTTGACGCTACGATGGCAGTGAGAGAGGGGATTGAGACGGTTAAAATTAAAGGACGAAGCAAGGAATCCATTGACGGCTTTATCCGTTATATTAAGGAAAAGTATCCCAGTGTAAAGAACATCCAGGTGGTAGAGACCATGGAAGAGGCGGTAAGAGATTCCGATATCGTTCACGTGGCAACCTCAAGCCCTACCGGCGATATCAAGGAATATCCCTATATCGAAGAGGCATGGATCAAGCCCGGTGCCATTCTCTGCTGTCCGGCAGCCGCAAGGTTTGATGATGACTTTATCTGTAACCGGGCGAGGACCGTGACCGATAACATTCAGCTTTACGAAGCCTGGAAGGAGGAAATCGGGGAGAACGCTTACCACACCATCCCAATTCCAGCCGTCCGCTGCATGGACTTAGTCGAAGAAGGAAAGTTAAAGCCAGAACAGATTGACGACTTAGGAGACGTGATTATGGGAACGGTCCCGGCACATCGGAAGGAAGATGAAATCGTCATCTATTCCGTAGGTGGAATGCCCATTGAAGACGTTGCATGGGGAACCATTGTTTACCGGAATGCACTTTTAAAGGGAATCGGGAAAAAGCTTAATTTATGGGAAACCCCATATCTGGCATAAGGAGAGGAGGAGAATCATGAGAATCACAGAACATCCAGTTCTCGGAACCATGGAAGAAAAAAAGACAATTACATTTACTTATGATGGAACTCCCATCACAGGCTATGAGGGGGAACCCATTGCCATTGCCCTGGAGGCTGCTGGAATCATGATCCACCGTTATACCAAAAAGAACCATGAGCCAAGAGGCATCTTTTGTGCCATTGGAAGATGCACAGACTGTGTCATGGTGGTAGATGGTAAGCCCAATGTAAGAACCTGTATCACTCCGTTAAAAGAAGGAATGGATGTGAGGACCCAGTACGGTGTCGGAACAAAGGAAAACGGATAAGAGATGGAAAACGGAGGGCAGGAGCCATGACAAGATACGATCTAATAATTATAGGAGCGGGTCCGGCTGGCTTGTCAGCCGCAATCGAAGCTGCGGCATGCGGCCTTAAGGTCATTGTATTTGATGAGAATGCAAAGCCCGGCGGACAGCTTTTTAAACAAATCCATAAATTCTTCGGTTCAAAGGAGCATAAGGCCAAAATCAGAGGCTATCAAATCGGAGAGGAGCTTTTAAAGGAAGCCAATGAAAATGGAGTAGAGGTAGTTTTAAATGCCACAGTAGCAGGACTTTATCAGGATAAGGAAATCACGGTCTCCATTGACCAGGAAATCAGACATTATAAAGGGGATGCGGTGATTGTAGCCACGGGAGCATCGGAAAACATGGTTCCTTTTGAAGGCTGGACCCTTCCGGGAGTCATTGGCGCAGGTGCGGCCCAGACCATGATGAACTTACACGGGGTAAGACCTGGTAGTAGAGTGTTGATGCTGGGCTCCGGAAACGTAGGGCTTGTGGTCAGCTTTCAGCTTCTTCAGGCTGGCTGTGAAGTGGTGGCACTGGTGGATGCGGCACCAAAGGTGGGAGGATATGGAGTCCATGCGGCAAAGGTGGCACGGTGTGGTGTTCCCTTTTACTTATCCCATACCATAATAAAGGCAGAAGGAACGGACCGGGTCACCGGGGTTACCATAGGGGAAGTGGATAAGAACTGGCAGGTCATTCCAGGGAGCAGCAAGCATTTTGAAGCAGATACCATCTGTCTTGCGGTCGGATTATCTCCCATGTCCCAGCTGACCAAGATGGCAGGCTGTGATATGAAGGATACTCCCACCGGTTACGTGCCGGTATGTGACGAAACAGGAGCCACAAGCATTCCTGGAATCTTTGCAGCAGGAGATGTATCCGGCATTGAAGAGGCCAGCTCCGCCATGATAGAAGGAAGAATCGCAGGAATCAGTGCAGCAGAATATTTAGGCTTTGCCACCAGAGAGAAGCAGGAAGAAAGAATCAAGGAATTAAAGGAAGCTTT
It encodes the following:
- a CDS encoding (2Fe-2S)-binding protein — encoded protein: MRITEHPVLGTMEEKKTITFTYDGTPITGYEGEPIAIALEAAGIMIHRYTKKNHEPRGIFCAIGRCTDCVMVVDGKPNVRTCITPLKEGMDVRTQYGVGTKENG
- a CDS encoding tyramine oxidase subunit B, yielding MSDPRIDFLYLGEEEMIQAGVTDMAGCVEAMEEMFRLMKLGDFRMGGPNGNSHGVMMTFPEESPFPNMPTDGPDRRFMAMPAYLGGKFDMAGMKWYGSNTENRKKGLPRSILMLTLNDKDTGAPLAYMSANILSAFRTGAVPGVGVKYFSKEDSKVVGIIGPGVMSKTAFDATMAVREGIETVKIKGRSKESIDGFIRYIKEKYPSVKNIQVVETMEEAVRDSDIVHVATSSPTGDIKEYPYIEEAWIKPGAILCCPAAARFDDDFICNRARTVTDNIQLYEAWKEEIGENAYHTIPIPAVRCMDLVEEGKLKPEQIDDLGDVIMGTVPAHRKEDEIVIYSVGGMPIEDVAWGTIVYRNALLKGIGKKLNLWETPYLA
- a CDS encoding FAD-dependent oxidoreductase is translated as MTRYDLIIIGAGPAGLSAAIEAAACGLKVIVFDENAKPGGQLFKQIHKFFGSKEHKAKIRGYQIGEELLKEANENGVEVVLNATVAGLYQDKEITVSIDQEIRHYKGDAVIVATGASENMVPFEGWTLPGVIGAGAAQTMMNLHGVRPGSRVLMLGSGNVGLVVSFQLLQAGCEVVALVDAAPKVGGYGVHAAKVARCGVPFYLSHTIIKAEGTDRVTGVTIGEVDKNWQVIPGSSKHFEADTICLAVGLSPMSQLTKMAGCDMKDTPTGYVPVCDETGATSIPGIFAAGDVSGIEEASSAMIEGRIAGISAAEYLGFATREKQEERIKELKEALVSLREGMFAPENRGKNVEKTDEGIDVSLNLLKKGYVADSEISRFPGVTRGKGIHPVIECTQNIPCNPCQDSCPRKCILVGNKITALPVFQEEKGCTGCGLCVSSCSGQAIFLINEELEPGFASITMPYEFLPLPEPGDMGAGLDRSGAEVCEAEVIEVKSKKAYDHTSLLTIKVPVDMAMKARFFRRQEVET